From a region of the Calliphora vicina chromosome 4, idCalVici1.1, whole genome shotgun sequence genome:
- the LOC135958804 gene encoding farnesol dehydrogenase-like: MDRWQQKIAVVTGASSGIGWAITQELLNSNMIVLGLSLSLKTEQDITNELSHQQSLNFFQKQCDLSKLESLKSAFQWIAEIANNKIHVLVNNAGMCEFSRLLDEDNEESLRRMIDVNLMAAVYCTKEGYKLMKNSMALDEECHVINICSLLGHHIMPHIPQCGFNLYPVAKHALRATNEVLRRELSEDKLVRLSSLSPGITATRFGSYLDKPSHLTDLPDFPNLLQPQDISRAVKFILESPLHVTIAEMLIVPTSEKY; the protein is encoded by the exons ATGGATCGCTGGCAGCAGAAAATCGCCGTTGTTACTGGAGCCAGTTCTGGCATAGGCTGGGCCATAACCCAAGAACTTTTAAACTCAAATATGATAGTCCTAGGTCTATCGTTGAGTTTAAAAACTGAGCAGGATATAACAAATGAACTAAGCCACcaacaaagtttaaatttttttcaaaaacaatgtgATTTGTCAAAGCTGGAGTCTTTAAAGTCAGCCTTTCAATGGATTGCTGAAATAGCAAACAACAAAATCCATGTTTTAGTCAACAATGCTGGTATGTGTGAATTTTCCCGGCTGCTAGATGAGGACAATGAAGAGTCTCTTAGGCGCATGATTGATGTAAATCTAATGGCCGCGGTATATTGTACCAAGGAGGgctataaattaatgaaaaattctaTGGCTCTAGACGAGGAGTGTCatgttattaatatttgcaGTCTTCTGGGCCACCACATAATGCCTCATATACCCCAGTGTGGTTTTAATTTATATCCGGTAGCTAAGCATGCTTTAAGGGCCACCAATGAGGTTTTGAGAAGGGAATTATCGGAAGATAAATTAGTGCGTTTGTCG tcTCTTAGTCCCGGCATTACGGCTACCAGATTTGGCTCTTATTTAGACAAACCCTCACACTTGACAGATTTACCCGATTTTCCGAATCTATTGCAGCCGCAAGATATATCCAGGGcagtgaaatttattttggaGTCTCCTTTGCATGTGACAATAGCGGAAATGTTGATAGTGCCCACTTCAGAGAAATATTAG
- the LOC135956901 gene encoding uncharacterized protein LOC135956901, producing the protein MSGVKPLDLINEIKIRPGIYNRDVLEQPRREHKHQLWMEVAERLTPAEDWESYTDVEKEARMDEIAGKWKHLRANFHRDIKLQEAGGANKKRKYLYFDDMEFMRPHVGYKIPPLKRNKSVDSLDGTEDFEENDNDTDIDLDALLKTSDNAEEEEAKVQTRTRSKRVIKPTLKAMQNKPSTSTPVASRLQKEAIVKSFDFLKKTGGSTNPSFKIRDGDISFCLSLVPTLRKLGDGRKLRAKIEILKVLHRYVDHIERRNLVTRSNVPNHKNTTNATQNPADIEEDIADDNSDEYEESVNVKREKHDDPLNGSGSGNTKTWWT; encoded by the exons ATGAGCGGTGTCAAGCCTTTGGATTtgataaatgaaatcaaaataagaCCTGGTATTTACAACAGAGATGTTTTGGAACAGCCGCGTCGCGAGCACAAACATCAATTGTGGATGGAAGTGGCGGAACGTTTGACCCCAGCCGAAGACTGGGAAAGCTATACAGATGTGGAAAAAGAAGCTAGAA TGGATGAAATTGCGGGCAAATGGAAACACTTGAGAGCAAATTTTCATCGTGATATTAAGCTGCAGGAAGCCGGCGGAGCCAATAAGAAacgtaaatatttatattttgatgaTATGGAGTTTATGCGCCCCCATGTAGGCTACAAAATACCACCACTTAAAAGAAACAAGTCCGTGGACTCGTTAGATGGCACCGAGGATTTTGAGGAGAATGACAATGATACAGACATTGATCTGGATGCTTTGCTCAAGACCAGCGATAATGCCGAAGAGGAGGAGGCCAAAGTACAAACTCGCACCAGATCGAAACGTGTCATAAAGCCTACCCTCAAAGCCATGCAAAATAAACCTTCCACTAGCACCCCAGTAGCCAGCCGCCTACAAAAAGAAGCCATTGTCAagagttttgattttttaaagaaaaccggTGGCTCCACAAATCCCAGCTTTAAAATACGTGATggtgatatctcattttgtctTTCGCTAGTGCCCACTCTGCGCAAATTGGGCGATGGCCGCAAACTAAGAGCCAAAATCGAAATTCTTAAAGTTTTGCACCGATATGTGGATCACATTGAACGCCGCAATTTGGTTACACGTTCTAATGTACCAAATCACAAGAACACCACCAATGCCACACAAAATCCAGCAGACATTGAAGAAGATATAGCCGATGATAATTCGGATGAGTATGAGGAGAGTGTTAATGTGAAACGTGAAAAACATGATGATCCTCTAAATGGTAGTGGCAGTGGCAACACCAAGACCTGGTGGACTTAA
- the LOC135956822 gene encoding peroxisomal ATPase PEX6-like — protein sequence MSGFLPRDLINEVKIRPGIYNKDVLEHPTRDHKRQLWLEVAERLTPAEDWETFTDVEKEVRMGEIATKWKNLKDHFYREIKLEEAGEAHKKRKYIYYDDMEFVRPFVGYKLPPMNKRQKINNNNNTNNNNNDSMESTQEFLTNETDIDMEAFLNDTDTVQEDDIKFVPDSSTVQEERAKTKRVIKPTFKVVQNKPSSSSAATNRLQKEAIIKNFNVLKKTDSPSNSTFKIRDGDITFCLSLVPTLRKLDDSRKLSAKIEILKVLRCYVDTNERRNFNNQSHASNLDNTTSSQCDDIEEDDMDEEHLEEYEDSVNIKQERRDDPLNGGGGGSGNTKIWWT from the exons ATGAGCGGGTTTCTTCCCAGAGATTTGATCAATGAAGTCAAAATTAGACCAGGCATTTACAATAAAGATGTGCTGGAGCATCCTACCCGCGACCACAAACGTCAGCTGTGGCTAGAGGTGGCAGAACGTCTAACGCCAGCCGAAGACTGGGAAACCTTTACTGATGTAGAGAAAGAAGTCAGGA TGGGTGAAATAGCCACCAAATGGAAAAACTTAAAAGATCATTTCTATCGTGAGATTAAGCTGGAGGAAGCCGGCGAAGCTCATAAAAAACGTAAATACATTTACTATGACGATATGGAATTTGTAAGGCCATTTGTAGGCTACAAATTGCCACCCATGAACAAACGCCAGAagatcaacaacaacaacaataccaacaataacaataatgacTCCATGGAGTCCACACAGGAATTTTTGACCAATGAAACAGACATTGATATGGAGGCTTTTCTAAATGACACCGATACTGTCCAAGAGGATGATATAAAATTTGTACCTGACAGCAGCACAGTACAGGAGGAGCGTGCCAAAACGAAACGTGTCATAAAGCCCACATTTAAGGTGGTGCAAAATAAACCTTCCTCCAGCTCTGCCGCCACCAATCGTTTACAAAAAGAAGCTATTATCaagaattttaatgttttaaagaaaaccgaTAGCCCTTCCAACTCCACCTTTAAAATACGTGATGGTGACATTACATTTTGCCTCTCGCTAGTGCCCACTTTACGTAAATTGGACGACAGCCGGAAACTAAGCGCCAAAATAGAAATTCTCAAAGTTCTACGCTGTTATGTGGATACCAATGAACGGCGCAATTTCAACAATCAATCGCATGCGTCTAATTTGGACAACACCACCAGTAGCCAGTGTGATGACATTGAAGAGGATGATATGGACGAGGAACATTTAGAGGAGTACGAAGACAGTGTTAATATTAAACAGGAGAGACGTGATGATCCTTTaaatggtggtggtggtggcagTGGTAATACCAAAATCTGGTGGACCTAA
- the LOC135957323 gene encoding farnesol dehydrogenase-like: protein MDRWRGKVAVVTGASSGIGWSITQHLLQADMVVIGLARKLKHMEDLKSELPAGQQERFFPRECDLTSLPSLRTAFHWLEQRFAQRMHVLINNAGMLEFSRLLDAGNDEALKRMIDVNLMGSIYCTKEAYRLMKKAMAFGEECHVINVNSLLGHTVPEHIPQCGFNLYPVAKHALRATNEVLRREMFEDKLLRLSTISPGLTETNFGANSQRPEHLSNMPECSEILKPEDVAKGVTFILGTPLHVTIAELLMVPTAEKY from the exons ATGGATCGCTGGCGTGGTAAAGTAGCTGTGGTAACGGGAGCCAGCTCAGGCATAGGTTGGTCCATCACCCAACATCTATTGCAGGCCGATATGGTGGTCATAGGTTTGGCACGCAAACTCAAGCATATGGAAGACTTGAAATCTGAATTACCAGCCGGCCAGCAGGAACGTTTCTTTCCCCGCGAATGTGATCTGACTTCATTACCCTCCCTGCGTACCGCCTTTCATTGGCTGGAGCAAAGATTTGCCCAGCGCATGCATGTGCTCATCAACAATGCTGGCATGTTGGAATTTTCCCGTTTACTAGATGCCGGCAATGATGAGGCCCTCAAGCGCATGATTGATGTCAATCTTATGGGCTCAATATATTGTACCAAAGAAGCCTATAGGCTAATGAAAAAGGCCATGGCCTTTGGTGAGGAGTGTCATGTGATAAATGTTAATAGTCTGCTGGGTCATACAGTGCCCGAGCATATACCCCAGTGTGGTTTCAATCTATATCCGGTGGCCAAGCATGCATTGAGGGCCACCAATGAAGTGTTGCGCCGCGAAATGTTTGAAGACAAACTATTGCGCTTATCG ACCATTAGTCCCGGCTTAACCGAAACCAATTTCGGTGCAAATAGCCAGAGACCAGAACACTTAAGTAATATGCCCGAATGTTCAGAGATTCTAAAACCTGAAGATGTGGCCAAGGGAGTTACATTTATATTGGGAACACCGCTACATGTAACCATTGCGGAATTGTTAATGGTGCCCACGGCTGAAAAGTATTAG
- the GlcAT-I gene encoding galactosylgalactosylxylosylprotein 3-beta-glucuronosyltransferase I, with translation MSEVRIKPRQVLVLIIVFLVVLLMVHRNGKRTCQGPAYLQAMYNKMQDEELPTIYCITPTYARPQQKAELTRLSHIFMLVPNLHWVLVEDSETTTELVRNLLERAGLTQRATQLNTKTPAAFKLKHNDPNWIKPRGVEQRNLALSWVRTNGNPDKHSIVFFMDDDNSYSVELFAEMSKLERGKVGVWPVGLVGGLMVEKPLLNEATKEVIGFNAAWRPERPFPLDMAGFAISTDLFFKYPQATFSYEVQRGYQESEILRHLTTRSELQPLANNCQEVLVWHTRTEKTKLTNEEALNKLGKRSDEGMEV, from the exons ATGTCGGAAGTACGCATAAAACCTAGACAAGTTTTGGTATTGATAATTGTATTCCTGGTGGTGTTATTAATGGTGCACCGCAATGGCAAAAGAACTTGCCAAGGACCAGCCTATCTACAGGCCATGTATAATAAAATGCAAGATGAGGAATTGCCCACCATCTATTGTATAACACCCACATATGCCAGGCCTCAACAAAAGGCTGAACTAACAAG aTTATCACACATATTCATGCTGGTGCCTAATTTACACTGGGTTTTAGTGGAAGACTCTGAAACCACCACTGAACTAGTAAGAAATTTGTTAGAAAGAGCCGGTTTGACACAAAGAGCCACCCAACTGAATACCAAAACACCGGCTGCCTTTAAACTCAAACACAATGATCCCAATTGGATAAAACCGCGTGGAGTGGAGCAAAGAAATTTAGCCTTATCTTGGGTACGCACCAATGGCAATCCGGACAAGCACAGCATAGTGTTTTTCATGGATGATGACAATTCCTATAGTGTAGAACTATTTGCTGAAATGAGTAAATTGGAGAGAGGTAAAGTGGGTGTATGGCCGGTGGGTTTAGTGGGCGGTCTAATGGTAGAGAAACCTTTACTTAATGAAGCAACCAAAGAAGTGATAGGCTTTAATGCCGCTTGGCGTCCTGAAAGACCCTTCCCCCTAGATATGGCTGGTTTTGCCATAAGCActgatttatttttcaaatatcctCAGGCCACCTTTAGCTATGAAGTGCAACGTGGCTATCAGGAAAGTGAAATCTTAAGACATCTAACAACACGTTCGGAACTGCAGCCTTTGGCTAATAACTGCCAGGAGGTATTAGTGTGGCATACAAGAACGGAAAAAACGAAATTGACAAATGAAGAGGCACTCAACAAGCTGGGCAAACGTTCGGATGAGGGCATGGAAGTGtag
- the LOC135956680 gene encoding uncharacterized protein LOC135956680 — MSGFHPRDLINAIKIRPGIYNRDLLETPPREHKRRLWLEVAEHLTPDEDWESYTDVEKEARVDEISTKWKHMKDHFYREIKLQEAGEAHKKRKYIYFDDMEFMRPFVGYKLPPINKRINKSRESEDFTQDFVGNDTDLDMDVFLKTSDNGEANNSSGQERRTQLKRAVKSTPKVLPNKSGNKNSNTTKKTTETTTNPTFKIRDGDISFCLSLVPTLRKLGDGRKLRAKIEILKVLHRYVEHIERRNLVNRAGAANHKNKSHQNADNEDDMDEDHLEEYEEGVNVKHEQHDDPLNGSEGNTKTWWT; from the exons ATGAGCGGTTTTCATCCCCGAGATTTAATTAATGCCATCAAAATAAGACCAGGCATTTACAACAGAGATCTATTGGAAACACCACCGCGCGAGCACAAACGTCGTCTATGGCTAGAAGTGGCTGAGCATTTGACACCCGATGAAGACTGGGAAAGCTATACGGATGTGGAAAAAGAAGCCCGGG TGGATGAAATTTCCACCAAATGGAAACACATGAAGGACCATTTCTATCGTGAAATTAAACTGCAGGAAGCCGGCGAGGCTCATAAAAAGCGTAAATATATTTACTTTGACGATATGGAATTTATGCGGCCATTTGTGGGCTACAAATTGCCGCCCATAAACAAACGCATCAACAAGTCCAGAGAGTCTGAGGATTTCACACAGGATTTTGTGGGCAATGACACAGATCTTGATATGGATGTTTTTCTGAAGACCAGTGATAATGGGGAAGCGAATAACAGTTCAGGCCAAGAAAGGCGCACTCAATTGAAACGTGCCGTAAAGTCCACACCCAAGGTCTTGCCAAATAAATCTGGTAACAAGAATTCTAATACCACCAAGAAAACGACTGAAACTACAACAAATCCCACTTTTAAAATACGTGATGGTGACATCTCATTTTGCCTCTCGCTAGTGCCTACTCTGCGTAAACTGGGCGATGGCCGGAAATTAAGAGCCAAAATAGAAATTCTTAAAGTTTTGCACCGGTATGTAGAGCACATTGAACGCCGCAATTTGGTTAACCGTGCTGGTGCAGCCAATCACAAAAATAAAAGCCATCAAAATGCAGACAATGAGGATGACATGGACGAGGATCATTTGGAGGAGTACGAAGAGGGTGTGAATGTTAAACATGAACAACATGATGATCCGCTGAATGGTAGCGAGGGCAACACCAAAACCTGGTGGACTTAA